From Actinomycetota bacterium:
TCCATCTAGCACTGTTGGCCTACCCGCAAAAAAAGTTGCTTCAACTTTTCCGGGCAAAGTGTAGCCAGCGAACGGGGTGTTTCTACTTGCACTAACAGAATCTGCAGCGTTGATAATGACTTCTGTGTTCGGATTAAAGATAACGATGTTTGCCGGAGCTCCTGCCACAAGCGGTTGTCCTTGAGTGGCAACCCGACCAATTTGCGCAGGAGCATAAGACATTCGATCGGCAACTTGCTCCCAAGTCAACAGGCCGGTTTTCACCATCGAAGCGTGCACAACCTGGAGTGCTGTTTCCAGTCCAGTCATACCGAAGGCCGCGGCACTCCATTCACAATCCTTATCTTGGGTTGGATGAGGAGCATGGTCGGTAGCGACAATGTCGATGGTGCCATCAGCCAAGCCTGCTCGGACCGCTTCAACATCAGCCTGGGTGCGCAGCGGTGGATTGACCTTGAACAAAGGGTTGTATGAAGTGACAAGTTCGTCGGTCAGGATGAGGTGATGCGGGGTAACTTCAGCCGTTACGTTAATACCGCGACTCTTAGCCCAGCGGACAATCTCGACACTGCCTGCGGTTGATAAGTGGCAGATGTGTAGGCGTGCACCGACATGGTCTGCCAGAAGTACGTCGCGAGCGATGATGGCCTCTTCAGCAACGGCTGGCCAGCCGCGCAATCCGAGTTGGCCCGAGATGATGCCCTCGTTCATCTGCGAATCTTCAGTAAGTTTTGGTTCCTGCGCGTGCTGAGCGATGACGCCATCAAATGCTTTCACGTACTCAAGTGCGCGACGCATGATGACTGGGTCGTGCACACACTTACCGTCGTCACTGAACACTCGTACCTGCGCGGGGCTGTCGGCCATCGCACCAAGTTCAGCCAGTGCGCTACCTTCAAGTCCTCGAGTGACTGCGCCAACTGGTCGCACATCAACCAGTCCAGCTTCGTTACCGAGGCGCCAAACTTGCTCGACCACACCAGCCGTGTCGGCAACTGGGTTGGTGTTGGCCATGGCATGCACGCTGGTGAAACCACCGGCTGCGGCGGCGCGTGAACCGCTGAGCACGGTTTCGGCCTCTTCCTTGCCTGGTTGGCGCAAGTGCGTGTGCAGATCGACTAGGCCAGGCAGTGCGATAGTGCCAGAGCCATCAATCACCGTGGCTTCACTCGCATTCAAACCAGCACCG
This genomic window contains:
- a CDS encoding dihydroorotase translates to MSQYLLKDVSVVGGAPTDVLINDGVIADIGAGLNASEATVIDGSGTIALPGLVDLHTHLRQPGKEEAETVLSGSRAAAAGGFTSVHAMANTNPVADTAGVVEQVWRLGNEAGLVDVRPVGAVTRGLEGSALAELGAMADSPAQVRVFSDDGKCVHDPVIMRRALEYVKAFDGVIAQHAQEPKLTEDSQMNEGIISGQLGLRGWPAVAEEAIIARDVLLADHVGARLHICHLSTAGSVEIVRWAKSRGINVTAEVTPHHLILTDELVTSYNPLFKVNPPLRTQADVEAVRAGLADGTIDIVATDHAPHPTQDKDCEWSAAAFGMTGLETALQVVHASMVKTGLLTWEQVADRMSYAPAQIGRVATQGQPLVAGAPANIVIFNPNTEVIINAADSVSASRNTPFAGYTLPGKVEATFFAGRPTVLDGKLV